In Agrobacterium sp. RAC06, a single window of DNA contains:
- a CDS encoding RluA family pseudouridine synthase — MAGIEHITVEADEAGMRLDRWFKIHYPGLGFGALQKLLRSGQVRVDGGRVKTDARVQPGQVVRVPPMDVDAKKTGPIASHDLKHGDDHELLSRMLLHEDEKVFVLNKPAGLAVQGGSGLNRHIDKMLEAWTSRKGEKPRLVHRLDRDTSGVLVVARTRGAAQKLTAAFRERDTKKIYWSLVKGVPRKHEDKISTWLTKDQTDEGDRMRVCRHGEDGADHAITYYRVIDTAAQNLAWLEMEPYTGRTHQLRVHALHIGHPIIGDPKYFDEDHNWDFPGGVQKRLHLHARFIDLPHPNGGRLKVTAPLPPHMVQTWNLLGLDQRDGDRDGE; from the coding sequence ATGGCAGGCATCGAACATATCACCGTGGAAGCCGACGAGGCTGGCATGCGGCTCGACCGCTGGTTCAAGATCCATTATCCGGGTCTAGGCTTCGGCGCGCTGCAGAAGCTTCTGCGCTCCGGCCAGGTCCGTGTCGACGGCGGTCGCGTCAAGACCGATGCACGCGTTCAGCCCGGTCAGGTGGTCCGTGTGCCGCCGATGGATGTCGACGCCAAGAAGACCGGTCCGATCGCAAGTCATGACCTGAAGCATGGTGATGACCACGAGCTCCTGTCGCGCATGCTGCTACATGAAGACGAGAAGGTCTTCGTGCTCAACAAGCCCGCCGGCCTTGCCGTGCAGGGCGGCTCGGGTCTCAATCGCCATATCGACAAGATGCTTGAAGCCTGGACGAGCCGGAAGGGCGAAAAGCCGCGCCTCGTCCACCGCCTCGATCGCGACACCTCCGGCGTGCTTGTCGTGGCGCGTACCCGCGGCGCTGCCCAGAAGCTGACGGCCGCGTTTCGCGAGCGCGACACCAAAAAGATCTACTGGTCGCTGGTGAAGGGCGTCCCGCGCAAGCACGAGGACAAGATCTCGACCTGGCTTACCAAGGACCAGACCGACGAAGGTGACCGTATGCGGGTCTGCAGGCACGGCGAGGACGGCGCAGACCACGCCATCACCTATTACCGTGTGATCGACACCGCAGCGCAGAACCTCGCCTGGCTGGAGATGGAACCCTACACCGGCCGTACCCACCAATTGCGCGTCCACGCATTGCATATCGGCCACCCGATCATTGGTGACCCGAAATACTTCGACGAGGATCACAACTGGGATTTCCCGGGCGGCGTTCAGAAGCGGTTGCACCTGCATGCACGCTTCATCGATCTGCCGCACCCGAACGGTGGCCGCCTGAAGGTGACGGCGCCGCTGCCGCCGCACATGGTCCAGACCTGGAACCTGCTTGGCCTCGATCAGCGCGACGGTGACAGGGACGGCGAATGA
- the crcB gene encoding fluoride efflux transporter CrcB, which produces MFNILLVAIGGATGSVARYLAGIAMTRWLGMGFPWGTITVNIVGSFIIGLLTELLARKFSASMEMQLLLVVGFLGGFTTFSSFSLDTIALFERGESHLALAYVGASLVLSLSAAFGGLALGRSLF; this is translated from the coding sequence ATGTTCAATATCCTGCTCGTCGCGATCGGCGGTGCGACCGGATCGGTAGCCCGCTATCTCGCCGGGATTGCCATGACCCGCTGGCTGGGGATGGGCTTCCCCTGGGGCACGATCACCGTCAACATCGTCGGCTCGTTCATTATAGGTCTGTTGACCGAACTGCTGGCGCGGAAGTTCTCCGCATCGATGGAAATGCAGCTGCTGCTCGTGGTCGGCTTCCTTGGAGGGTTCACCACATTCTCCTCCTTTTCGCTCGACACGATAGCGCTCTTCGAACGTGGCGAAAGTCACCTGGCCCTGGCCTATGTCGGAGCGAGCCTTGTCCTGTCCCTCTCGGCCGCTTTCGGTGGTCTCGCCCTCGGCCGCAGTCTGTTCTGA
- a CDS encoding flavodoxin domain-containing protein, with protein MIILVGYATVEGQTRKIAEAVASAVEAAGDRALLFDISSGGEYAVAHPEAAILCAPVHAARYPAAFARFVRQEAAWLNAVPSAFVSVSLLIRSEFEEEREEATHFPDHLFEESGWKPGMIHHAAGALRYTEYDFFKRWIIRRMAEHENAPTDVSRDHEFTDWKALSAFVAGFLASAKA; from the coding sequence ATGATTATTCTTGTCGGCTACGCGACGGTTGAGGGGCAGACACGCAAGATCGCGGAAGCGGTCGCGTCGGCGGTCGAGGCCGCCGGCGACCGGGCACTTCTGTTCGACATATCCTCGGGTGGCGAATATGCGGTTGCCCATCCCGAGGCAGCCATCCTTTGTGCGCCGGTTCACGCGGCCCGCTATCCGGCTGCCTTCGCCCGGTTCGTTCGGCAGGAAGCCGCTTGGCTGAATGCTGTGCCCTCGGCTTTCGTGTCCGTATCCCTGCTGATCCGTTCCGAATTCGAGGAGGAGCGGGAAGAAGCGACGCATTTCCCCGACCACCTGTTCGAGGAGAGCGGATGGAAGCCCGGCATGATCCATCACGCGGCTGGCGCGCTCAGATATACCGAATATGACTTCTTCAAGCGCTGGATCATCCGGCGCATGGCAGAGCACGAGAATGCTCCAACGGATGTGAGCCGGGACCACGAATTCACCGACTGGAAGGCGCTGTCGGCGTTCGTGGCGGGATTTCTGGCATCGGCCAAGGCTTGA